In Fibrobacter sp. UWR3, one DNA window encodes the following:
- a CDS encoding glycosyltransferase, with amino-acid sequence MGIDGANRMIPKIFHYCWLSNEPFPEKVQRCMESWEKFLGDYNCIFWDYQKAKATGIPWILEAMEQGNWAFAADAVRLYALYTEGGIYLDSDVQLLKSPNELLDRKYILGYENGSKRIEPSFLGAEKGSPIIGEALKYYTERHYEYSEEKVEQLVLPQILANACDKFNGLDILPEWYFSPKRFLDGAINTADETVSIHHFGSNWRPENIRIGMKRRQYIFKKFPRPIAELLAVPTTFWSDMKAQGIGAAFKHLFSK; translated from the coding sequence ATGGGTATAGACGGAGCAAATCGTATGATCCCGAAGATATTTCATTATTGCTGGCTTTCGAACGAACCTTTTCCGGAAAAGGTTCAACGTTGTATGGAATCCTGGGAAAAGTTCCTGGGCGACTACAACTGCATTTTTTGGGATTACCAGAAGGCCAAGGCGACAGGCATTCCCTGGATTCTTGAAGCCATGGAACAGGGCAACTGGGCGTTTGCCGCCGACGCGGTGCGCCTGTACGCGCTCTACACCGAAGGCGGAATCTACCTGGATTCCGACGTGCAACTGCTAAAGTCGCCCAACGAACTGCTCGACCGCAAGTACATCCTCGGGTACGAGAACGGTTCCAAGCGAATCGAGCCCTCGTTCCTGGGTGCAGAGAAAGGTTCGCCCATCATCGGCGAGGCGCTCAAGTACTATACCGAAAGGCATTACGAATACAGCGAGGAGAAGGTGGAACAGCTGGTACTCCCGCAGATTCTCGCGAACGCCTGTGACAAGTTCAACGGGCTGGATATTCTGCCCGAATGGTACTTCTCGCCCAAGCGCTTCTTGGACGGGGCAATCAATACCGCCGACGAGACGGTGAGCATCCACCACTTCGGTAGCAACTGGCGCCCCGAGAACATCCGCATCGGCATGAAGCGCAGGCAGTACATCTTCAAGAAGTTCCCGCGCCCCATCGCCGAACTGCTCGCCGTCCCGACCACCTTCTGGTCCGACATGAAGGCCCAGGGAATCGGCGCCGCGTTTAAGCACCTATTCTCGAAATAG
- a CDS encoding LysE family translocator: MFNFFIAALVVALAPGPDNLFVLAQSATHGARAGFSVICGLCTGICVQTALLIVGVSALIAASPVAFFVLQCCGAAYLLYLAYKSFQVRAGVVKLDAGSEGADSGECHSGASPEGDAIESKSGEAVVGGEGAGLPFRRLYLRGIIMNLTNPKAVLFALSFIPPAVDMSRDMSPSLQMVVLGAEFVTATFIVFGSIALLAGAVKKFMLNSPKANRNLNWFSGCVFVALAIALFAL, encoded by the coding sequence ATGTTTAACTTTTTCATAGCAGCCCTCGTGGTGGCGCTTGCCCCCGGCCCCGACAACCTGTTTGTGCTTGCCCAGAGCGCAACCCACGGCGCACGGGCGGGCTTTAGCGTGATTTGCGGGCTGTGCACGGGCATCTGCGTGCAGACGGCGCTCCTGATTGTGGGGGTGTCAGCGCTGATTGCGGCTAGCCCGGTTGCGTTCTTCGTGCTGCAGTGCTGCGGGGCGGCATACCTGCTCTACCTTGCATACAAGAGTTTTCAGGTCCGTGCCGGCGTCGTGAAACTTGACGCGGGCTCGGAAGGTGCGGATTCCGGCGAATGTCATTCTGGAGCGAGCCCGGAGGGCGATGCGATAGAATCCAAGAGCGGCGAAGCTGTTGTGGGTGGGGAAGGCGCGGGCCTCCCGTTCCGCAGGCTCTACCTGCGCGGCATCATCATGAACCTCACGAACCCGAAGGCGGTACTTTTCGCGCTCTCGTTTATCCCGCCGGCGGTCGACATGAGCCGTGACATGAGCCCGTCACTCCAGATGGTAGTTCTTGGTGCGGAATTCGTGACGGCGACCTTTATCGTGTTCGGCTCCATCGCGCTACTTGCGGGTGCCGTGAAGAAGTTTATGCTCAATAGCCCGAAGGCGAACCGCAACCTCAACTGGTTTAGCGGCTGCGTGTTTGTCGCCCTCGCCATTGCGCTGTTCGCGCTCTAA
- a CDS encoding bifunctional oligoribonuclease/PAP phosphatase NrnA: protein MTIDEFLGEAKTVAIFGHVRPDGDCVGSTTAIYNYIRDNFPGIRADLFLEKFPESYRILRGASDAREAYTAECNGGQPYDLAFLMDTPSFERVGANGAECIRAAKKTINIDHHISNPLNLCTLNLVEPEASSACEVVYVNIDKAKVGRETANSLYLGIVHDTGAFKFSSTGKRTMQVVGDLIEKGIDFAKIVNETYYTRTYKQTLVTGFVMENCKLGLGGKVVYAHITPEDMERFGVTPVELSNVIDTVREVGGTEVALFLYPVNGKYKISLRSNYIVDVNAIAREFGGGGHTRAAGGDTSDAPEVTIEKILELVQKQLT, encoded by the coding sequence ATGACGATTGACGAATTCCTGGGCGAAGCGAAGACGGTGGCGATTTTCGGGCACGTGAGGCCCGACGGCGACTGCGTGGGCAGCACCACGGCAATCTACAACTACATCCGCGACAACTTCCCGGGAATCCGCGCGGACCTGTTCCTCGAAAAGTTCCCCGAGAGCTACCGGATTCTGCGCGGGGCAAGCGATGCGCGCGAGGCCTACACCGCAGAATGCAACGGCGGGCAACCCTACGACCTCGCCTTCCTCATGGACACCCCGAGTTTCGAGCGCGTGGGGGCGAACGGCGCGGAATGCATCCGTGCCGCGAAAAAAACGATAAACATCGACCACCATATTTCTAACCCGCTGAACCTGTGCACCCTGAACCTCGTGGAACCCGAGGCGAGTTCCGCTTGCGAGGTGGTGTACGTGAACATCGACAAGGCGAAGGTCGGGCGCGAGACCGCGAACAGCCTGTACCTGGGCATAGTGCACGACACGGGCGCGTTCAAGTTCAGCAGCACGGGCAAGCGCACCATGCAGGTGGTCGGCGATTTGATCGAGAAGGGAATCGACTTCGCAAAAATCGTGAACGAGACGTACTACACGCGCACCTACAAGCAGACGCTCGTGACCGGGTTCGTGATGGAAAACTGCAAACTCGGGCTCGGCGGTAAAGTGGTCTACGCCCACATCACCCCCGAAGACATGGAACGTTTCGGCGTCACGCCCGTGGAACTCAGCAACGTCATCGACACCGTGCGGGAAGTCGGTGGCACCGAAGTGGCCCTGTTCCTGTACCCGGTGAACGGCAAGTACAAGATTAGCCTGCGCAGCAACTACATCGTGGACGTGAACGCGATTGCCCGCGAATTCGGCGGTGGCGGCCACACCCGTGCCGCCGGCGGCGATACCAGCGACGCGCCCGAAGTGACGATTGAAAAGATTCTCGAATTGGTGCAGAAGCAACTCACCTAA
- the pnp gene encoding polyribonucleotide nucleotidyltransferase: protein MLDPKEVSVTLPDGRVITFETGRIAKQARGAAVAKMGDAFVLSTVCYGEEKEGDFFPLTVEYREKAYAAGRLPGGYNKREAGRPSDEETLSARIIDRPIRPMFPENFTREVQVIVQVLSADRKFAPDVLGVSAASLSIGLSELPFEQQVAAVRVAVVDGQNIVMPTYEQMACADLDLVVAGTEDSVCMVEGGAYEVSEDTMINAILAGHEAIKLMCKAQQELVDRCAKPKMELKPQHVGEAHEKLLATVKEVVWDELNKDVHSNMVKTDFYPAMADLCAKMLEDERILAIIGKDEEQDPALVADAKAIFSDYERTAMREMILNEDVRLDGRTTTEVRPIEIELGVLPSAHGSAIFQRGETQGLVVCTLGSKADEQRYESLQGEGSKSYMLHYNFPPYCVGECKRLGMSRREIGHGHLAERSLAAVLPLPEDFPYTIRVVSEIQESNGSSSMASVCGGCLSLMDAGVPIKAPVAGVAMGLISEKGSVKEGGKIKILTDITGTEDHLGDMDFKVTGTAEGITAFQMDIKIRGITPELMREALEQARQGRLHILGKMAELGLAAPRPKVSEKAPTMIKMRIPTNKIRDVIGSGGSVIKGMQSQTGCTINIDDDGNIDIAAPSGKAAAVCRRMIEELTAEPEPGRKYKGKVKTIQPFGAFVEILPGRDGLVHISELADHRVEKVEDVVHVGDEVEVLCLGVDPKGKVKLSMKALLPPKAAPAAEAPAADAASEAPAAPEAPAEG, encoded by the coding sequence ATGCTCGACCCGAAGGAAGTGTCGGTTACGCTCCCTGACGGCCGCGTCATCACGTTCGAAACGGGCCGTATTGCCAAGCAGGCACGCGGTGCCGCAGTCGCCAAGATGGGCGACGCGTTCGTGCTCTCTACTGTCTGCTACGGCGAAGAGAAGGAAGGCGATTTCTTCCCGCTGACCGTCGAATATCGCGAAAAGGCCTACGCTGCTGGTCGCCTCCCGGGCGGCTACAACAAGCGCGAAGCCGGTCGCCCCTCCGACGAGGAAACTCTCTCTGCCCGTATCATCGACCGCCCGATTCGCCCGATGTTCCCCGAGAACTTCACGCGCGAAGTCCAGGTGATTGTGCAGGTTCTTTCTGCTGACCGCAAGTTTGCACCGGATGTGCTCGGCGTGTCTGCAGCATCCCTCTCCATCGGTCTTTCTGAACTGCCCTTCGAACAGCAGGTTGCCGCCGTGCGCGTGGCCGTGGTCGATGGTCAGAACATCGTGATGCCCACCTACGAACAGATGGCCTGCGCCGATCTGGACCTGGTGGTCGCCGGTACCGAAGATTCCGTCTGCATGGTGGAAGGCGGTGCCTACGAAGTGTCCGAAGACACGATGATCAACGCAATTCTCGCCGGTCACGAAGCCATCAAGCTCATGTGCAAGGCCCAACAGGAACTGGTGGACCGCTGCGCTAAGCCCAAGATGGAACTCAAGCCGCAGCACGTTGGCGAAGCCCACGAAAAGCTTCTCGCCACGGTGAAGGAAGTCGTGTGGGACGAACTGAACAAGGACGTCCACTCCAACATGGTGAAGACCGACTTCTATCCGGCTATGGCAGACCTCTGCGCGAAGATGCTCGAAGACGAACGCATTCTCGCTATCATTGGCAAGGACGAAGAACAGGATCCTGCTCTCGTTGCAGACGCGAAGGCAATCTTCAGCGACTACGAACGCACTGCCATGCGCGAAATGATCCTGAACGAGGACGTGCGCCTCGACGGCCGTACGACGACCGAAGTCCGCCCGATCGAAATTGAACTGGGCGTTCTCCCGAGCGCTCACGGTTCTGCGATCTTCCAGCGTGGCGAAACCCAGGGTCTCGTGGTCTGCACGCTCGGCTCCAAGGCCGACGAACAGCGCTACGAAAGCCTGCAGGGCGAAGGCTCCAAGAGCTACATGCTGCATTACAACTTCCCGCCGTACTGCGTGGGTGAATGCAAACGCCTAGGCATGAGCCGCCGCGAAATCGGTCACGGCCACCTCGCCGAACGTTCTCTCGCTGCCGTTCTTCCGCTGCCGGAAGACTTCCCGTACACCATCCGCGTGGTTTCCGAAATTCAGGAATCCAACGGTTCTTCTTCCATGGCCTCTGTTTGCGGTGGCTGCCTCAGCTTGATGGACGCTGGCGTTCCTATCAAGGCTCCGGTCGCAGGTGTCGCTATGGGCCTCATCTCCGAAAAGGGTTCCGTGAAGGAAGGCGGCAAGATCAAGATCTTGACCGACATCACCGGTACGGAAGACCACCTCGGCGATATGGACTTCAAGGTGACGGGTACTGCCGAAGGTATCACTGCCTTCCAGATGGATATCAAGATCCGCGGCATTACGCCGGAACTCATGCGCGAAGCTCTGGAACAGGCTCGCCAAGGCCGTCTGCACATTCTCGGCAAGATGGCTGAACTCGGCCTCGCCGCTCCGCGTCCGAAGGTTTCCGAGAAGGCGCCGACCATGATCAAGATGCGCATCCCGACCAACAAGATTCGCGACGTCATCGGTTCCGGTGGTTCCGTGATCAAGGGCATGCAGTCTCAGACGGGTTGCACGATCAACATTGACGACGATGGCAACATCGACATTGCCGCTCCGAGTGGCAAGGCCGCTGCAGTCTGCCGCCGCATGATCGAAGAGCTCACTGCCGAACCCGAACCGGGCCGCAAGTACAAGGGCAAGGTGAAGACGATCCAGCCGTTTGGCGCGTTCGTCGAAATCCTCCCGGGTCGCGACGGCCTCGTGCACATCTCCGAACTTGCCGACCACCGCGTCGAGAAGGTCGAAGACGTCGTTCACGTGGGTGACGAAGTCGAAGTGCTCTGCCTCGGTGTGGACCCGAAGGGCAAGGTGAAGCTTTCTATGAAGGCGCTCCTCCCTCCGAAGGCTGCCCCGGCTGCTGAAGCTCCGGCTGCCGATGCCGCTTCTGAAGCTCCGGCTGCACCTGAAGCACCTGCTGAAGGCTAA
- the rpsO gene encoding 30S ribosomal protein S15, with protein sequence MATITKEKAAELTAKFGANEKDTGNVRVQIAILTEKIKNLTEHIKSHKKDFHSLRGLSAMVAKRRNLLKYYGEQDILAQRALIKELGLRG encoded by the coding sequence ATGGCTACTATCACTAAGGAAAAAGCTGCAGAACTCACCGCCAAGTTTGGTGCAAACGAAAAGGACACCGGTAACGTCCGCGTCCAGATCGCAATCCTCACGGAAAAGATCAAGAATCTGACGGAACACATCAAGAGCCACAAGAAGGACTTCCACTCCCTCCGTGGTCTGTCTGCCATGGTTGCCAAGCGCCGCAACCTCCTCAAGTACTACGGTGAGCAGGATATTCTCGCTCAGCGTGCTCTCATCAAGGAACTCGGTCTCCGCGGCTAA
- a CDS encoding FISUMP domain-containing protein, with product MKVMKIFIPFLFLVVLTSCGDDESFTPVSRDGDDGQVAEDSLSQEDPYSEGNSDTRSSSSNGPSSVDDGVSSSSGAQSSSSGPNSSSGANSSAVSSSGTNSSSSAVSSSSGKVSSSSADTGRKLVIKTYMEVTINFTNASVQSLDATLHPQSDTKYSGALDSLAIVVKNLPLDLNYAKITLEKTGFSQSIYANLAGVDTLYVYPVSVTISRRIEALINTTNTSFDQAKIQAENEVQRPILGDVRFHNLEKINLEADKSDSALWAKSFVNLLFYAPSCVYGFGQYTNTGEITVDPLGVAGIIDKDIQTSLSYCPEVRSRVYCDSAVYKRLYPVCDSLSGREKCTAVNEGVIDTLDFGCVGARRMICDNHEWRHLNTYEVDTYEWERPCTTPGYKLGNQGFDMYFCNKKGEWINTQGWSWDIDKDYVLSPKHEYGTVTDPRDGKVYKTIAAEGMVWMAQNLDFRGYVDNSLEDSSLVENMKDKYACYKDSAEYCDVCGTLYDIHAIMNINGGIDMSNPYIIREYIQRNHQGICPEGWHIPTQAEIKHFLSSSRPEYIASRFGWESDLFTGRFADQYGLSVMPCGYKEKGAFDGVGYQTYIAALDSPDVNINLILFNETVEMYLDVDAYLHEGALVSVRCVKNR from the coding sequence ATGAAGGTTATGAAAATATTTATCCCATTTTTGTTCCTTGTCGTTTTGACCTCTTGTGGTGACGACGAATCTTTCACCCCGGTATCCAGAGATGGTGACGATGGTCAGGTTGCTGAAGATAGCCTGTCGCAAGAGGATCCGTATAGCGAAGGGAATTCCGATACCCGTAGTTCTTCTTCGAACGGGCCGTCCTCTGTGGATGATGGCGTCTCGTCATCTTCGGGCGCGCAGTCTTCGTCGTCTGGACCGAATTCTTCTTCTGGCGCGAATTCCTCGGCTGTAAGTTCTTCCGGCACGAACTCCTCGTCGTCTGCGGTGTCGTCTTCGAGCGGAAAAGTTTCATCGTCGTCTGCCGATACCGGAAGAAAACTTGTAATAAAGACTTATATGGAGGTAACCATTAATTTTACTAATGCTTCTGTCCAAAGTCTTGATGCAACTTTGCACCCTCAAAGTGATACCAAGTATTCTGGCGCACTTGACTCGCTTGCCATCGTCGTTAAGAATCTTCCTTTGGATTTGAACTATGCTAAAATAACGCTAGAAAAAACAGGATTTAGCCAAAGCATTTATGCCAATCTTGCCGGTGTGGATACGTTATACGTTTATCCGGTTTCAGTGACTATTTCAAGAAGAATCGAAGCTTTAATCAACACGACAAATACCTCTTTTGACCAGGCGAAAATTCAGGCGGAAAACGAAGTACAACGCCCTATACTCGGTGACGTGAGATTCCATAATCTTGAAAAAATCAATTTGGAGGCGGACAAAAGCGATAGTGCGCTGTGGGCAAAATCCTTTGTTAATCTGCTGTTTTATGCCCCTTCCTGTGTGTATGGTTTCGGTCAATACACTAACACGGGAGAAATAACGGTAGACCCTCTTGGTGTCGCCGGTATTATAGATAAAGATATTCAGACTAGTTTAAGCTATTGCCCAGAAGTAAGGAGCCGTGTTTACTGTGATTCGGCCGTTTATAAAAGGTTGTACCCTGTATGTGATTCCTTGAGTGGACGCGAAAAATGCACCGCGGTAAACGAAGGGGTGATCGATACGCTTGATTTTGGTTGCGTTGGAGCAAGACGCATGATCTGCGATAACCATGAATGGAGGCATTTGAATACCTATGAGGTTGATACCTACGAGTGGGAACGCCCTTGTACTACTCCGGGATACAAGTTGGGAAACCAGGGCTTTGATATGTATTTCTGCAATAAGAAGGGAGAATGGATCAACACTCAGGGCTGGAGCTGGGATATCGACAAGGACTACGTGCTGAGTCCGAAACACGAATACGGCACTGTGACAGACCCGCGAGACGGGAAGGTTTATAAGACGATAGCAGCCGAAGGTATGGTCTGGATGGCGCAGAATCTGGATTTCCGGGGATATGTCGATAATAGCCTGGAAGATTCCAGCTTGGTCGAAAACATGAAGGACAAGTATGCCTGCTACAAGGATAGCGCCGAATACTGCGATGTTTGCGGGACGCTCTACGATATTCACGCCATCATGAATATCAACGGAGGTATCGACATGAGTAATCCCTACATTATTCGAGAATATATTCAACGGAATCACCAGGGAATTTGCCCCGAAGGTTGGCATATCCCGACACAAGCGGAAATAAAGCATTTCTTGAGCAGTAGCCGTCCGGAGTATATCGCATCGCGCTTCGGTTGGGAGTCCGACCTCTTTACTGGAAGGTTCGCTGATCAGTATGGCTTGTCGGTGATGCCCTGTGGTTATAAGGAAAAAGGCGCTTTTGACGGGGTTGGCTACCAGACGTATATCGCTGCGCTCGATAGCCCTGATGTGAATATAAATTTAATCTTATTTAACGAAACAGTCGAAATGTATCTCGATGTTGATGCGTACCTTCATGAAGGCGCGCTCGTGTCTGTCAGGTGCGTCAAGAATAGATAG
- a CDS encoding FISUMP domain-containing protein: MKRFLLGLGLAFFVAACDDDESSFVRPGDEDSSSSVIPGSSGDLSSSSVTPQSSESETSVSSSSSKVPEPVEGSSVTPKSSSSVRSSSSASVEDLSSSSVRSSSSAPVEDLSSSSAKSSSSSAKSSSSAKSSSSESSSSEYVPFDHSQTLAGAWRIGEDRYKTFKDPRNGRSYYYITIYSEYKGYSVTVMAENLNIGDMVLGENDQNDDTKIERYCYNNDTTKCDEFGGLYQWAEMMQLPSRCNTESCADLIQENHQGICPDGWRLFTYDDYCVVMGYEDINNDGVKGLRSTYGFSGTNTSGFSLTGAGARTIEGGGDFLKKSVFWFYPREHDYDKTVYSTVGYVSATNNRAPQSDDGELKTAGFSVRCTKLEE; encoded by the coding sequence ATGAAGCGTTTTTTGCTGGGATTGGGTCTAGCATTTTTTGTGGCCGCCTGTGATGACGACGAGAGCAGTTTCGTTCGGCCGGGGGATGAAGATTCCTCTTCTTCTGTCATCCCCGGCTCGTCCGGGGATCTATCTAGCAGTAGCGTCACACCGCAGTCGAGCGAAAGCGAGACAAGCGTGTCGAGTAGCAGTTCTAAGGTCCCTGAGCCTGTCGAAGGGTCCAGCGTCACACCGAAGTCCAGCAGCTCCGTGCGCTCGTCATCCTCGGCTTCGGTCGAGGATCTATCCAGCAGCTCCGTGCGTTCGTCATCCTCGGCTCCGGTCGAGGATCTGTCGAGTAGTTCTGCGAAATCCAGTAGCAGTTCTGCAAAATCGAGCAGCAGTGCGAAATCGAGTTCTAGCGAGTCTAGCAGCAGCGAGTATGTGCCGTTTGACCATTCCCAAACATTGGCTGGTGCTTGGCGTATAGGTGAGGATAGATATAAAACTTTTAAGGACCCGCGCAATGGCCGCAGTTATTACTACATCACGATTTACTCGGAATATAAGGGATATTCAGTGACCGTGATGGCCGAGAACCTGAATATCGGTGATATGGTGCTCGGCGAAAACGACCAGAATGACGACACCAAGATAGAGCGCTATTGCTACAATAACGATACCACCAAGTGCGACGAGTTCGGTGGCCTCTACCAGTGGGCCGAGATGATGCAGCTGCCGAGCCGCTGCAATACCGAGAGCTGCGCCGACCTTATTCAGGAAAACCACCAGGGAATCTGCCCTGATGGTTGGAGGTTGTTTACGTATGATGATTATTGTGTTGTGATGGGGTATGAGGATATCAATAATGACGGCGTAAAGGGGCTGCGCTCTACATATGGTTTCAGCGGAACGAATACCAGCGGATTCTCCCTGACTGGTGCGGGAGCAAGAACTATTGAGGGGGGGGGTGATTTCCTTAAAAAAAGTGTCTTCTGGTTTTACCCGCGAGAACACGATTATGATAAGACTGTATACTCAACAGTGGGTTACGTGTCAGCCACAAACAACCGTGCGCCCCAATCTGATGATGGAGAGTTGAAAACCGCCGGCTTCTCCGTCCGCTGTACTAAACTAGAAGAATAA